A portion of the Parasteatoda tepidariorum isolate YZ-2023 chromosome 5, CAS_Ptep_4.0, whole genome shotgun sequence genome contains these proteins:
- the LOC107439208 gene encoding coiled-coil domain-containing protein 25, with protein sequence MVFYFTSDVVSPPALIYMGLDKFENESLIKWGFPEDVWFHVDNLSSAHVYLRLPKGQTIDCIPEPLLQDCAQLVKANSIIGSKKNNIDVVYTEWSNLKKTGDMEVGQVAFHNGKNVKTMKVEKRINAIVNRLNKTKQEKFPDFQSEREERDRLERAEQKAKQRTEKEKEKQEALKKEEEAQLRSYSSLMQGPMCSNQNPDDGEDSDDFM encoded by the coding sequence atggttttttatttcacaagtGATGTTGTTTCACCTCCCGCTTTGATTTATATGGGActagataaatttgaaaacgaGTCGTTGATAAAATGGGGTTTTCCAGAGGATGTATGGTTTCATGTTGACAATTTATCTTCAGCCCATGTTTATTTGAGATTACCAAAAGGTCAGACCATAGACTGTATTCCAGAACCTTTATTGCAAGATTGCGCTCAACTTGTGAAGGCCAACAGCATTATTGGAAGTAAAAAGAATAACATTGATGTCGTTTACACAGAATggtcaaatttgaaaaagacaGGTGATATGGAAGTTGGACAAGTTGCTTTCCATAATGGCAAAAATGTCAAGACAATGAAAGTCGAGAAACGCATTAATGCCATTGTAAATAGACTTAATAAAACGAAACAAGAAAAATTCCCTGACTTTCAATCAGAGCGGGAAGAAAGAGATCGTTTGGAGAGAGCTGAACAGAAGGCTAAGCAACGGActgaaaaagagaaagaaaagcaAGAGgctttgaaaaaagaagaagaagctCAGTTAAGAAGTTATTCATCTCTCATGCAAGGACCAATGTGTTCAAATCAAAATCCAGATGATGGTGAAGACTCAGATGACTTTATGTAA